In Mercurialis annua linkage group LG6, ddMerAnnu1.2, whole genome shotgun sequence, the following are encoded in one genomic region:
- the LOC126685988 gene encoding UDP-glycosyltransferase 74F2-like, which produces MEKSSFKPHVLLLPYPGQGHINPMLHFARRLISKGIKTTLLTSIFIANSMNFGSSIGSVHLDVISDGYDVAGFERSGSSDEYLARLKTEGSRTLAELIEKYRSSSNRVDGIIYEPFLPWALDVAKEHGLFAAAFFTQPCAVDFIYYNIHHKLLNLPVDTWPVSISGLPVLESRDMPSFVGVPDSYPAYFRMLLDQFSNTEKADFILINTFYKLENEVVDEMSKVCPVLTIGPTVPSIYLDNRIQDDDDYGLDLFALNASISIKWITTKPPKSVVYVAFGSIATFTQTQMEELAWGLKNTNFYFLWVVRACDESKMPKKFLQELGDKGIVVNWSPQIQILASEAIGCFFTHSGWNSTIEALSLGVPMVAMPQWTDQPPNAKLVEDVWKVGIRVRVNEEGFVTREEVEGCIRVVMESEKGKEMRRNGVKWRELAIEAMSEGGTSDQNIDQFVSKLYELQ; this is translated from the exons ATGGAGAAATCATCATTCAAACCTCATGTTCTGTTACTTCCATATCCAGGCCAAGGTCACATAAACCCTATGCTCCACTTTGCTAGACGCTTAATCTCCAAGGGCATCAAAACCACTTTACTCACTTCTATTTTCATTGCCAATTCCATGAATTTCGGCTCTTCCATCGGTTCTGTTCACCTCGATGTAATATCCGATGGCTACGATGTAGCCGGGTTCGAAAGATCTGGCAGCAGCGACGAGTATCTCGCTCGATTAAAAACCGAGGGTTCGAGAACCCTAGCGGAGCTCATCGAAAAATATAGAAGCTCATCAAACCGTGTCGATGGTATAATTTACGAGCCGTTTTTGCCTTGGGCTTTGGATGTAGCTAAAGAGCATGGTTTATTTGCTGCTGCTTTTTTCACTCAACCTTGTGCTGTTGATTTTATTTACTATAATATCCATCATAAGTTGTTGAACTTACCGGTCGATACTTGGCCGGTGTCGATTTCCGGGTTGCCGGTGCTTGAGAGTAGGGATATGCCTTCTTTTGTTGGTGTTCCTGATTCGTATCCGGCTTACTTTCGGATGCTGCTGGATCAGTTTTCTAATACGGAGAAAGctgattttattcttatcaATACATTCTACAAGCTTGAAAATGAG GTGGTGGATGAAATGTCAAAGGTTTGTCCTGTTCTAACAATTGGTCCAACAGTTCCATCAATATACTTGGACAACAGAATTCAAGATGATGACGATTATGGCCTTGATCTCTTTGCCCTAAATGCATCCATTTCCATCAAATGGATTACCACTAAACCACCAAAATCAGTTGTTTATGTAGCCTTTGGAAGCATTGCAACTTTTACTCAAACCCAAATGGAGGAGCTAGCATGGGGTTTAAAGAACacaaatttttactttttatggGTAGTTAGGGCTTGTGATGAGTCAAAAATGCCCAAAAAGTTTTTGCAAGAATTGGGTGATAAGGGTATAGTAGTAAATTGGAGTCCTCAAATTCAAATCCTAGCAAGTGAAGCTATTGGGTGTTTTTTTACACATAGTGGATGGAACTCAACTATTGAGGCATTGAGCTTAGGTGTGCCAATGGTAGCAATGCCACAGTGGACTGACCAACCACCAAATGCTAAGCTTGTGGAGGATGTTTGGAAGGTGggaattagggttagggttaatGAAGAGGGATTTGTGACTAGAGAAGAAGTTGAAGGGTGTATAAGGGTAGTAATGGAAAgtgaaaaaggaaaagagaTGAGAAGAAATGGTGTGAAATGGAGAGAGTTGGCTATTGAGGCTATGAGTGAAGGTGGAACATCTGATCAAAATATTGATCAATTTGTGTCAAAGTTGTATGAGCTTCAATGA
- the LOC126687394 gene encoding BTB/POZ and TAZ domain-containing protein 3, protein MASADLDSSWLSAASESVGGYFNIHMVEVNSGNVLCLPESTTASVSYSNTIPKPPPFPDKTLLRANNSKKISACFSVPKEIRDTWDRLFTEGYGADVYIITDGNSYIPAHFNVLSCVSPVLRNLLEQSKVKNGIRYIKIRGVPSEAVYAFTQYLYSSCFEEEKMKKFALHLLVLSHAYSIPSLKRISQRLLERGLLSKENVIDVLQLARNCDAPRLSFICVRMVVNDFKSISSTEGWKVMKRANPALEQELLEFVVEADTRKTERARKMEEKKVYSQLYEAMEALLHICKDGCRTIGPRDKVLKGTHVRCNFPACKGLENLVRHFSNCKTRVPGGCVHCKRMWQLLELHSRLCNEPDSCKVPLCRHFKDKMQQQTKKDEVRWKLLVAKVVAAKFHSQLGMPVLLQ, encoded by the exons ATGGCTTCGGCAGACCTTGATTCCTcctggctatctgcagccagtGAATCAGTTGGTGGATATTTCAATATACATATGGTGGAAGTGAATTCCGGCAATGTTTTATGTCTGCCAGAATCTACCACCGCTTCTGTATCTTATAGTAATACAATACCGAAACCACCTCCTTTTCCTGATAAAACACTTTTAAGAGCCAATAACAGCAAAAAGATTTCAGCATGTTTCTCTGTTCCGAAGGAGATAAGAGACACATGGGATAGGCTCTTCACGGAAGGATATGGTGCTGATGTTTATATCATTACAGATGGAAACTCATATATTCCGGCTCATTTCAATGTTTTG AGTTGTGTGTCACCCGTTCTTCGGAATCTTCTCGAGCAATCAAAAGTTAAGAACGGAATAAGATACATCAAAATCCGTGGTGTACCTTCTGAAGCTGTCTATGCTTTCACTCAATATCTGTACTCATCCTG CTTTGAAGAGGAAAAAATGAAGAAGTTTGCTCTCCACTTGTTGGTTTTGTCGCATGCATACTCAATTCCGTCACTGAAAAGAATTTCCCAACGTCTCCTGGAGCGGGGCTTGCTGTCCAAAGAAAATGTGATAGATGTACTTCAGTTAGCAAGGAACTGTGATGCGCCACGGCTTTCCTTTATCTGCGTTCGTATGGTTGTGAATGACTTCAAATCTATTTCATCAACTGAAGGTTGGAAGGTTATGAAGCGTGCTAATCCTGCCCTTGAACAAGAGCTCCTGGAGTTTGTTGTTGAAGCAGACACG CGAAAAACAGAGAGGGCGAGAAAAATGGAAGAGAAGAAAGTGTACTCACAACTCTACGAGGCAATGGAGGCACTTCTTCATATATGCAAGGACGGGTGCAGGACAATTGGTCCTCGGGACAAAGTGCTGAAAGGAACCCATGTAAGATGCAATTTTCCTGCATGCAAAGGGCTAGAGAATCTAGTCCGTCATTTCTCGAATTGTAAGACTCGAGTTCCTGGTGGATGTGTTCACTGCAAACGCATGTGGCAGCTTCTTGAACTGCACTCACGGTTGTGTAACGAGCCAGATTCTTGCAAGGTTCCCCTTTGTAG GCATTTCAAGGATAAAATGCAGCAGCAAACCAAGAAAGATGAAGTTAGATGGAAACTGTTGGTAGCCAAAGTAGTAGCAGCCAAGTTCCATTCACAGTTAGGCATGCCAGTTTTGTTACAATAA
- the LOC126687396 gene encoding sm-like protein LSM36B produces MSGGGEKGSAHQKNPSDFLKSIRGRPVVVKLNSGVDYRGILACLDGYMNIAMEQTEEYVNGQLKNKYGDAFIRGNNVLYISTTKRTLADGA; encoded by the exons ATGAGTGGAGGCGGAGAGAAAGGGTCAGCACACCAGAAAAACCCTTCTGATTTTCTCAAATCCATTCGCGGCCGTCCCGTTGTTGTCAAATTGAATTCCGGTGTCGATTATCGAG GTATATTAGCTTGTTTAGATGGATATATGAATATAGCAATGGAGCAGACTGAAGAATACGTTAATGGGCAATTGAAAAACAAGTACGGCGATGCTTTTATTCGAGGAAATAACG TTCTGTACATTAGTACAACAAAGAGGACATTAGCAGATGGAGCTTAG